Proteins co-encoded in one Lacerta agilis isolate rLacAgi1 chromosome 6, rLacAgi1.pri, whole genome shotgun sequence genomic window:
- the LOC117048455 gene encoding uncharacterized protein LOC117048455 isoform X3: MAAEELSAISKQLHSQAQVIESLTQAVHRLKQEKELQQQSISHLEEEVDRLQHSSHSGLDSVLGVRMEGLKTEFRSLRQQVFQQSDGDCTPDPFSNPGIMQDMRESKKILWQEYKCIRREMEHLKHKLDQQEDDLFHQVSATDEIKKTQRRYCQMLEDLTDSHKAQSKDLDKARNETQSTQKELSHVKTTVTDLKEQVKGLHLEDEFYAHPLRDKNPHLRKKRVLLHDATLSSLLSDDSASEFSLTDVSSDELFSEPEIAQLADDKISIPGLKLEKNTPGGAAGGTLDAEDLSSELTDTPPELNSSDL, encoded by the exons GTCATAGAGTCCCTCACCCAGGCAGTACATCGGCTAAAACAGGAGAAGGAACTGCAGCAGCAAAGCATCAGCCACCTAGAGG AGGAGGTGGATCGACTGCAGCACAGTTCTCACAGCGGCTTAGACTCAGTGCTGGGAGTCAGGATGGAAGGGCTGAAGACTGAGTTCCGTAGCCTTCGGCAGCAAGTGTTTCAGCAGTCAGATGGTGACTGTACTCCTGATCCTTTTTCCAACCCTGGCATCATGCAAGATATGAGGGAGAG TAAGAAAATCTTGTGGCAAGAATATAAGTGCATCAGAAGAGAGATGGAACATCTAAAGCACAAACTAG ATCAACAAGAGGATGATCTGTTCCACCAAGTGTCTGCAACTGATGAGATAAAGAAGACTCAAAGAAGATACTGTCAG ATGCTGGAAGATCTGACGGACAGTCATAAAGCTCAGTCTAAGGATTTGGACAAAGCTAGGAATGAGACCCAGAGCACTCAGAAGGAACTTAGTCATGTCAA AACTACAGTTACTGACCTAAAAGAACAGGTGAAAGGTCTGCACTTGGAGGATGAATTCTACGCTCATCCACTAAGAGACAAAAACCCCCATCTAA GGAAAAAAAGAGTTTTGCTGCATGATGCTACCTTGTCATCCCTTCTCAGTGACGATTCAGCCTCTGAGTTCAGTCTCACAGATGTCAGCTCAGATGAACTCTTTAGTGAACCAGAGATTGCACAACTTGCTG ATGACAAGATTTCTATACCAGGCTTGAAGCTGGAAAAGAACACCCCTGGAGGGGCAGCTGGTGGCACGCTGGATGCAGAAGACCTCAGCAGTGAGCTGACTGACACTCCTCCTGAGCTCAACTCGAGTGACCTTTAA